A genome region from Sphaerisporangium krabiense includes the following:
- a CDS encoding glycoside hydrolase family 10 protein: MRNGHRPLLAASAIAVVTTGLAYFFGPGAAPADSESRKPASSGRETAGASASGRAAAGKSATGRGTTGKSAPEPCRMSAAFPKRQLRGVWIATVHNVDWPSKTGLTPARQQAEYVRILDQAVKLRFNAVFVQVRPASDAIYKSPYEPWSQWLTGTAGKDPGWEPLPFLIAEAHKRGLEFHAWFNPYRAADKADAKLPAGHPARQHPDWVVKHEGKLYYNPGLPEVRAHTVKVVTDVVQRYDIDGVHFDDYFYPYPGKGTKFADAAAFTKYGDGKSLANWRRDNVNKLVAEVGKAVHTAKPYVKFGISPFGIWRNKSDDPSGSDTKGLSAYDAIYADARAWIKARSIDYVMPQLYWPRGFAAADYAKLVPWWAKAVKDTGVHLYVGQALYRVGAEDTPAWARPGELPAHLTLNRKYPEVGGDVYFSAAQLARNPLGVLDAIAKDHYTRPALLPLMEARGGAAPATPVGLRRSGDTLVWRSSPGARAYAVYRVTDGDAGPCATADAGGLLAVVPAAEGAEQSYPVKDGGTYLVSALDRLTNESPPASTVLP, from the coding sequence ATGCGAAACGGACATCGGCCTCTGCTCGCGGCCTCCGCCATCGCGGTGGTCACCACCGGCCTCGCCTACTTCTTCGGCCCCGGCGCCGCGCCCGCGGACAGCGAGAGCCGCAAGCCCGCCTCCTCGGGCCGCGAGACCGCCGGCGCGTCCGCCTCGGGCCGCGCGGCGGCGGGCAAGTCCGCGACCGGCCGCGGGACCACGGGAAAGTCCGCGCCGGAGCCGTGCCGGATGAGCGCCGCCTTCCCCAAGCGGCAGCTTCGCGGCGTGTGGATCGCCACCGTCCACAACGTCGACTGGCCGTCCAAGACCGGACTCACCCCCGCCCGGCAGCAGGCCGAGTACGTCCGCATACTCGACCAGGCGGTCAAGCTCCGGTTCAACGCCGTGTTCGTGCAGGTCAGGCCCGCCTCCGACGCGATCTACAAGTCGCCGTACGAGCCCTGGTCGCAGTGGCTGACCGGCACCGCGGGCAAGGACCCCGGCTGGGAGCCGCTGCCCTTCCTGATCGCCGAGGCGCACAAGCGGGGGCTCGAGTTCCACGCCTGGTTCAACCCCTACCGGGCCGCCGACAAGGCCGACGCCAAGCTGCCCGCCGGCCACCCCGCGCGGCAGCACCCGGACTGGGTGGTGAAGCACGAGGGCAAGCTGTACTACAACCCCGGCCTGCCGGAGGTCCGCGCGCACACCGTCAAGGTCGTCACGGACGTGGTGCAGCGGTACGACATCGACGGCGTCCACTTCGACGACTACTTCTACCCCTATCCCGGCAAGGGCACGAAGTTCGCCGACGCCGCCGCCTTTACGAAGTACGGTGACGGGAAGTCGCTGGCGAACTGGCGCCGCGACAACGTCAACAAGCTCGTCGCCGAGGTCGGCAAGGCGGTGCACACGGCCAAGCCGTACGTCAAGTTCGGCATCAGCCCGTTCGGCATCTGGCGCAACAAGTCCGACGACCCGTCCGGCTCCGACACCAAGGGCCTGTCCGCCTACGACGCGATCTACGCCGACGCGCGCGCGTGGATCAAGGCCCGGTCGATCGACTACGTCATGCCGCAGCTCTACTGGCCGCGCGGGTTCGCCGCCGCCGACTACGCCAAGCTCGTGCCCTGGTGGGCCAAGGCGGTCAAGGACACGGGAGTGCACCTCTACGTCGGCCAGGCCCTCTACAGGGTCGGCGCCGAGGACACCCCGGCCTGGGCCAGGCCCGGCGAGCTGCCCGCCCACCTCACGCTCAACCGCAAGTACCCCGAGGTCGGCGGGGACGTTTACTTCAGCGCCGCCCAGCTCGCCAGGAACCCGCTGGGCGTGCTCGACGCCATCGCCAAGGACCACTACACGCGCCCGGCGCTGCTCCCGCTCATGGAGGCCCGTGGCGGCGCGGCGCCCGCCACCCCCGTGGGGCTGCGGCGCTCCGGCGACACGCTGGTGTGGAGGTCCTCCCCCGGCGCCCGCGCGTACGCGGTCTACCGCGTGACGGACGGCGACGCCGGGCCGTGCGCGACCGCGGACGCCGGCGGCCTGCTGGCCGTGGTCCCCGCGGCCGAGGGCGCCGAGCAGAGCTACCCGGTCAAGGACGGCGGCACCTATCTCGTCTCGGCCCTGGACCGCCTCACCAACGAGAGCCCCCCGGCGAGCACCGTCCTGCCCTGA